One region of Azoarcus sp. CIB genomic DNA includes:
- the rplR gene encoding 50S ribosomal protein L18, translating into MNKKVVRLRRARKTRAKIAELKAVRLTVFRSNSHIYAQIIDGSGARVLAAASTVEADVRSQLSHGGNKAAAVIVGKLIAERAKAAGIESVAFDRAGFQYHGRVQALAEAAREGGLKF; encoded by the coding sequence ATGAACAAGAAAGTGGTTCGTCTGCGTCGTGCTCGTAAAACCCGAGCCAAAATCGCGGAACTGAAGGCGGTTCGTCTGACTGTGTTCCGTTCCAATTCCCATATCTACGCCCAGATCATCGATGGTTCCGGTGCGCGTGTGCTCGCGGCTGCCTCAACGGTCGAGGCGGACGTGCGTTCGCAACTGTCGCACGGCGGCAATAAGGCTGCTGCCGTGATCGTCGGCAAGCTGATCGCCGAGCGTGCGAAGGCCGCGGGTATCGAGTCCGTCGCGTTCGATCGCGCCGGCTTCCAGTATCACGGTCGCGTCCAGGCGCTGGCCGAGGCCGCCCGCGAAGGCGGTCTCAAGTTCTAA
- the rplF gene encoding 50S ribosomal protein L6: MSRVAKNPVAIPQGVDVNVAAGEVSVKGPLGTAKQYIGNAVSVQREGDALVFAAVAGAANGRAMSGTVRALVNNMVTGVTKGFERKLNLVGVGYRAQAQGDKLNLTLGFSHPVVHQMPAGVKVETPTQTEIVIKGIDKQQVGQVAAEVRAYRAPEPYKGKGVRYADEVVVLKETKKK, encoded by the coding sequence ATGTCTCGTGTAGCTAAGAATCCGGTGGCAATCCCCCAGGGCGTCGATGTGAACGTCGCGGCTGGCGAGGTTTCCGTCAAGGGGCCGCTGGGTACCGCCAAGCAGTACATCGGCAACGCTGTCTCGGTGCAGCGCGAAGGCGATGCGCTCGTGTTCGCCGCCGTTGCCGGTGCTGCGAATGGCCGTGCGATGTCGGGTACCGTGCGCGCGCTGGTGAATAACATGGTCACCGGCGTGACGAAGGGTTTCGAGCGCAAGCTGAACCTCGTGGGCGTCGGTTATCGTGCGCAGGCGCAGGGCGACAAGCTGAATCTGACGCTCGGTTTTTCGCATCCTGTCGTGCACCAGATGCCGGCCGGTGTGAAGGTGGAAACCCCGACGCAGACGGAAATCGTCATCAAGGGCATCGACAAGCAGCAAGTCGGGCAGGTCGCTGCCGAAGTGCGTGCATACCGCGCTCCTGAGCCTTACAAGGGCAAGGGCGTCCGCTACGCGGACGAGGTGGTCGTGCTCAAGGAAACCAAGAAGAAGTAA
- the rpsH gene encoding 30S ribosomal protein S8, with protein sequence MSMSDPIADMLTRIRNGQQAQKQSVSMPSSKLKVAIAKVLQDEGYIDGYAVRDAEGKAQLDVELKYYAGRPVIERIERVSRPGLRVYKGSDDLPRVMNGLGVAIVSTPRGVMTDRAARAGRVGGEVICYVA encoded by the coding sequence ATGAGTATGTCCGATCCGATCGCCGATATGCTGACCCGCATCCGCAATGGTCAGCAGGCTCAAAAGCAGAGCGTGTCAATGCCCAGCTCGAAGCTGAAGGTTGCGATTGCCAAGGTCCTGCAGGATGAAGGTTACATCGACGGCTATGCAGTGCGTGATGCCGAGGGCAAGGCCCAGCTCGACGTGGAGTTGAAGTACTACGCCGGTCGTCCTGTCATCGAGCGCATCGAGCGTGTCAGCCGTCCCGGTCTGCGTGTCTACAAGGGCAGTGACGATCTGCCGCGTGTCATGAACGGTCTTGGTGTTGCGATCGTGTCGACGCCGCGTGGCGTCATGACCGACCGTGCGGCACGTGCCGGGCGCGTGGGCGGCGAAGTCATCTGTTACGTCGCTTAA
- the rpsN gene encoding 30S ribosomal protein S14, whose amino-acid sequence MAKLALINREEKRRKLVAKFAAKRAALIAQINDFKLPEEERMAARLKLQQLPRNASPVRERNRCALTGRPRGVFRKFGLCRNKLRDLAFRGEVPGMTKASW is encoded by the coding sequence ATGGCAAAACTGGCTCTGATCAATCGAGAAGAGAAGCGTCGCAAGCTGGTGGCGAAATTCGCCGCGAAGCGTGCCGCGCTGATCGCTCAGATCAACGATTTCAAGTTGCCTGAAGAAGAGCGCATGGCTGCTCGTCTGAAGCTGCAGCAGCTTCCCCGCAACGCAAGCCCCGTTCGCGAGCGCAATCGCTGCGCCCTGACGGGTCGTCCGCGCGGCGTGTTCCGCAAATTCGGGCTGTGCCGCAACAAGCTGCGCGATCTCGCGTTCCGCGGCGAAGTTCCGGGTATGACCAAGGCGAGCTGGTAA
- the rplE gene encoding 50S ribosomal protein L5: MARLQQYYKETIALDLLKQFGYKSVMEVPRVTKITLNMGVGEAVGDKKILDHAVGDMQKIAGQKPVVTKARKSIAGFKIRDGYPIGCMVTLRGEKMFEFLDRLVTIAMPRIRDFRGIAGKGFDGRGNYNLGVKEQIIFPEIEYDKIDALRGMNISITTTAKTDQEARALLAAFKFPFKN; this comes from the coding sequence ATGGCGCGCTTGCAGCAGTACTACAAGGAAACGATTGCTCTCGATCTGCTGAAGCAGTTCGGGTACAAGTCCGTGATGGAAGTGCCTCGTGTTACGAAGATCACGCTGAACATGGGTGTCGGCGAGGCGGTTGGTGACAAGAAGATTCTCGATCATGCTGTTGGCGACATGCAGAAGATCGCGGGTCAGAAGCCGGTGGTGACCAAGGCGCGCAAGTCGATCGCGGGTTTCAAGATTCGTGACGGTTATCCGATCGGCTGCATGGTGACCTTGCGTGGCGAGAAGATGTTCGAATTCCTCGATCGTCTGGTGACGATCGCCATGCCGCGCATTCGCGATTTTCGCGGTATCGCCGGCAAGGGCTTCGACGGTCGCGGCAACTACAACCTGGGCGTCAAAGAGCAGATCATTTTTCCCGAGATCGAGTACGACAAGATCGATGCTCTGCGGGGTATGAATATCAGCATCACGACGACGGCCAAGACCGATCAGGAAGCTCGCGCTCTGCTCGCGGCGTTCAAGTTCCCGTTCAAGAATTGA
- the rplX gene encoding 50S ribosomal protein L24, translating into MNKIRKGDEVVVLTGKDRGRRGVVLRRVDEDHLVVEGVNRAKKHVRPNPLKGEVGGIVEKEMPLHVSNVALFNSATQKGDRVGIRVLEDGRKVRFFKSNGELVNA; encoded by the coding sequence ATGAACAAGATCCGCAAGGGTGATGAGGTTGTTGTCCTGACGGGCAAGGACCGTGGTCGTCGCGGTGTCGTGCTGCGTCGTGTCGACGAGGATCATCTGGTGGTTGAGGGTGTGAATCGTGCGAAGAAGCATGTGCGTCCGAATCCGCTCAAGGGGGAAGTGGGTGGCATCGTTGAGAAGGAGATGCCGCTGCACGTTTCGAACGTTGCGCTGTTCAACTCCGCCACTCAGAAGGGTGATCGCGTGGGTATTCGTGTGCTTGAGGATGGTCGCAAGGTGCGCTTCTTCAAGTCGAATGGCGAACTGGTGAACGCGTAA
- the rplN gene encoding 50S ribosomal protein L14 codes for MIQMQSILDVADNTGARSVMCIKVLGGSKRRYAGIGDIIKVTVKDAAPRGRVKKGDIYSAVVVRTAKGVRRPDGSLVRFDGNAAVLLNNKLEPIGTRIFGPVTRELRTERFMKIVSLAPEVL; via the coding sequence ATGATTCAAATGCAGTCCATTCTGGATGTCGCCGACAATACTGGCGCGCGTTCGGTGATGTGCATCAAGGTCCTTGGTGGTTCGAAGCGTCGCTATGCTGGCATCGGCGACATCATCAAGGTGACCGTGAAGGATGCAGCACCGAGGGGTCGCGTCAAGAAGGGCGATATCTACAGTGCCGTGGTGGTGCGTACCGCGAAGGGCGTGCGTCGTCCGGACGGTTCGTTGGTAAGGTTCGATGGCAATGCGGCCGTCCTGCTGAATAATAAGCTCGAGCCGATCGGCACGCGTATCTTCGGGCCGGTGACGCGCGAGCTGCGTACCGAGCGGTTCATGAAGATCGTCTCGCTGGCGCCTGAAGTGCTCTAA
- the rpsQ gene encoding 30S ribosomal protein S17, with the protein MSEQIEKVRRALVGRVVSDKMQNTVTVLVERRVKHELYGKVITRSAKYHAHVEGGIAAAGDLVEIEECRPISKTKSWRVAKVLEKVSVI; encoded by the coding sequence ATGAGCGAACAAATCGAAAAGGTGCGTCGCGCCCTCGTCGGCCGTGTAGTCAGCGACAAGATGCAGAACACGGTTACCGTGTTGGTTGAGCGTCGCGTCAAGCACGAACTGTACGGAAAAGTGATTACGCGTTCGGCGAAGTATCATGCGCACGTCGAGGGCGGCATCGCTGCCGCCGGCGATTTGGTTGAGATCGAGGAGTGCCGTCCGATTTCCAAGACCAAGTCCTGGCGCGTCGCGAAGGTACTCGAGAAGGTAAGCGTAATCTAA
- the rpmC gene encoding 50S ribosomal protein L29: MKASELRAKSAGELNQELLELLKAQFSLRMQLATQQLGNTSQLGKVRHDIARVRTVLREKAGQK; this comes from the coding sequence ATGAAAGCGAGTGAACTCCGCGCGAAAAGCGCCGGTGAATTGAATCAGGAATTGCTCGAGTTGCTGAAGGCGCAGTTCTCGCTGCGTATGCAGCTTGCGACGCAGCAGCTCGGCAACACAAGCCAACTCGGAAAGGTTCGCCACGACATCGCGCGTGTGCGTACCGTTCTGCGTGAAAAGGCAGGGCAGAAATGA
- the rplP gene encoding 50S ribosomal protein L16, with protein sequence MLQPTRRKYRKEQKGRNTGVATRGAKVSFGEFGLKAIGRGRLTARQIESARRAMTRHIKRGGRIWIRIFPDKPISKKPAEVRMGNGKGNPEYWVAEIQPGKVLYEMDGVDEALAREAFRLAAAKLPLETVFVHRQLG encoded by the coding sequence ATGCTTCAGCCGACGAGAAGGAAATATCGAAAGGAGCAGAAGGGCCGTAACACCGGAGTGGCAACGCGCGGTGCGAAAGTTAGCTTCGGCGAATTCGGCCTCAAGGCAATTGGGCGCGGTCGCCTGACGGCCCGCCAGATTGAGTCTGCCCGTCGTGCGATGACTCGGCATATCAAGCGCGGCGGCCGGATCTGGATCCGGATCTTCCCGGACAAGCCGATCTCGAAGAAGCCTGCAGAAGTCCGTATGGGTAACGGCAAGGGTAACCCCGAGTACTGGGTTGCCGAGATTCAGCCGGGCAAGGTCCTGTACGAGATGGATGGTGTCGATGAGGCGCTGGCGCGTGAAGCGTTCCGCCTCGCAGCCGCGAAGCTGCCGCTCGAGACCGTGTTTGTTCACCGTCAACTGGGGTAA
- the rpsC gene encoding 30S ribosomal protein S3: MGQKIHPTGFRLAVTRDWSSRWFASSRDYSKMLHEDIKVRDFLKKKLAHASVGRIIIERPAKNARITLFSARPGVVIGKKGEDIELLKRELQKIMGVPVHVNIEEVRKPEVDAKLIADSIAQQLEKRIMFRRAMKRAMQNAMRLGAQGIKIMSAGRLNGAEIARTEWYREGRVPLHTLRADIDYGVAEASTTYGIIGIKVWVYKGEMLGRNERPAVVENENEARRGRRGAPRGAEGEGRPGRRPARRGGAEGQAKQPQESRGE, translated from the coding sequence ATGGGTCAGAAAATTCATCCGACCGGATTCCGTCTGGCGGTTACGCGCGACTGGAGCTCCCGCTGGTTCGCTTCGAGCCGCGACTACTCCAAGATGCTGCACGAGGACATCAAGGTTCGCGACTTCTTGAAGAAGAAGCTTGCGCACGCATCGGTCGGTCGCATCATCATCGAGCGTCCGGCCAAGAACGCGCGCATAACGCTATTCAGTGCGCGCCCCGGTGTAGTGATCGGCAAGAAGGGCGAAGACATCGAGCTGCTGAAGCGCGAGCTCCAGAAGATCATGGGTGTGCCGGTGCACGTCAATATCGAGGAAGTGCGCAAGCCGGAAGTCGATGCCAAGCTGATCGCCGATTCGATCGCCCAGCAGCTCGAGAAGCGCATCATGTTCCGCCGCGCCATGAAGCGCGCGATGCAGAACGCGATGCGTCTTGGTGCACAAGGCATCAAGATCATGAGCGCCGGTCGCCTCAACGGCGCCGAGATCGCGCGCACGGAGTGGTACCGCGAAGGTCGCGTGCCGCTGCATACCCTGCGTGCCGACATTGACTACGGGGTCGCGGAAGCAAGCACGACTTACGGCATCATCGGCATCAAGGTTTGGGTCTATAAGGGCGAGATGCTCGGTCGTAATGAGCGTCCGGCAGTCGTCGAAAACGAGAACGAGGCTCGTCGGGGCCGACGCGGCGCGCCGCGCGGTGCCGAGGGTGAAGGTCGCCCCGGTCGCCGTCCCGCACGCCGTGGCGGTGCTGAAGGGCAGGCCAAGCAGCCGCAAGAAAGCAGGGGTGAATGA
- the rplV gene encoding 50S ribosomal protein L22, producing the protein METKAILRGVRLSAQKGRLVADQVRGKPVDQALNILAFSPKKGAQIIRKVVESAIANAEHNDGADIDTLKVKTIYVEEGTSLKRFTARAKGRGNRILKPTCHVYVTVGE; encoded by the coding sequence ATGGAAACCAAAGCAATCCTCCGCGGTGTTCGCCTGTCGGCCCAGAAAGGCCGGCTGGTTGCGGACCAGGTGCGGGGCAAGCCGGTTGATCAGGCCCTGAACATTCTCGCCTTCTCGCCGAAGAAGGGCGCGCAGATCATCCGCAAGGTCGTCGAGTCGGCGATCGCGAACGCCGAACACAACGATGGCGCAGACATCGACACCCTCAAGGTGAAGACGATCTACGTCGAGGAAGGCACGTCGCTGAAGCGGTTCACGGCGCGCGCTAAAGGGCGCGGCAACCGCATCCTGAAGCCGACCTGCCATGTCTACGTGACCGTCGGGGAGTAA
- the rpsS gene encoding 30S ribosomal protein S19, which produces MARSIKKGPFVDAHLLKKVDAVRVSNDKRPIKTWSRRSTVLPDFVGLTIAVHNGRQHVPVFVSENMVGHKLGEFALTRTFKGHAASKKAKR; this is translated from the coding sequence ATGGCACGTTCAATCAAAAAAGGCCCGTTTGTCGACGCGCACCTCCTGAAGAAGGTCGACGCCGTGCGGGTGAGCAACGACAAGCGTCCGATCAAGACGTGGTCGCGCCGTTCCACGGTGCTGCCCGACTTCGTCGGTCTCACGATCGCGGTGCATAACGGTCGCCAGCATGTTCCGGTGTTCGTCTCCGAGAACATGGTCGGCCACAAGCTGGGCGAGTTCGCGCTGACCCGTACGTTCAAGGGTCATGCAGCGAGCAAGAAGGCGAAGAGGTAA
- the rplB gene encoding 50S ribosomal protein L2, whose amino-acid sequence MALVKLKPTSAGRRAMVKVVNADLYKGRPLAALVEKQSKNAGRNNNGHITVRHKGGGHKQHYRLVDFRRNKDGIAARVERIEYDPNRSANIALVCYVDGERAYIIAPKGLEVGAQVMSGAEAPIKPGNVLPIRNIPVGSTIHCVEMMPGKGAQIARAAGTSVQLLAREGAYAQIRLRSGEVRRVHVECRAAIGVVGNEEHGLRKIGKAGANRWRGIRPTVRGVAMNPVDHPHGGGEGRTGEGGVPRSPWGQPAKGYRTRSNKRTDTMIVQRRHKR is encoded by the coding sequence ATGGCACTGGTAAAACTCAAGCCTACGTCTGCCGGCCGTCGTGCGATGGTCAAGGTGGTGAATGCCGACCTCTACAAGGGTCGTCCGCTCGCCGCGCTCGTCGAGAAGCAGTCGAAGAATGCCGGTCGTAACAACAACGGCCACATTACCGTCCGCCACAAGGGCGGCGGTCACAAGCAGCACTACCGTCTGGTCGACTTCCGTCGCAACAAGGACGGGATCGCGGCGCGTGTCGAGCGCATCGAGTACGACCCGAACCGCTCGGCGAACATCGCGCTCGTCTGCTATGTCGATGGCGAGCGTGCGTACATCATCGCCCCGAAGGGTCTGGAAGTCGGTGCTCAGGTGATGAGTGGCGCCGAAGCGCCGATCAAGCCGGGCAACGTCCTGCCGATCCGCAATATTCCGGTCGGTTCGACGATCCACTGCGTCGAGATGATGCCTGGCAAGGGTGCGCAGATCGCGCGCGCCGCCGGTACGTCGGTTCAACTCCTGGCGCGTGAAGGCGCTTATGCCCAGATTCGTCTGCGCTCTGGCGAAGTGCGTCGCGTGCACGTCGAGTGTCGCGCCGCGATCGGGGTCGTGGGTAATGAAGAGCATGGTCTGCGCAAGATCGGCAAGGCCGGTGCAAACCGCTGGCGTGGTATCCGCCCGACCGTTCGCGGCGTGGCGATGAACCCGGTCGATCACCCGCACGGTGGCGGTGAAGGCCGCACTGGCGAAGGTGGTGTGCCGCGTAGCCCGTGGGGTCAGCCGGCCAAGGGTTATCGTACGCGCAGCAACAAGCGCACCGATACCATGATCGTGCAGCGTCGTCACAAGCGTTAA
- the rplW gene encoding 50S ribosomal protein L23 gives MSGFSQERLMQVLLAPQISEKATFIADKNEQVVFKVASCATKPEVKAAVELLFKVEVKSVQIANVKGKVKRFGKMTGRRKGWKKAFVCLRPGQEINFAAGE, from the coding sequence ATGAGCGGATTTAGCCAAGAGCGTCTGATGCAGGTGCTGCTCGCGCCCCAGATCTCCGAGAAGGCGACTTTTATCGCCGACAAGAACGAGCAGGTCGTGTTCAAGGTCGCGTCGTGCGCGACGAAGCCTGAAGTCAAGGCTGCCGTCGAGTTGCTGTTCAAGGTCGAGGTCAAGTCGGTCCAGATCGCGAACGTGAAGGGCAAGGTCAAGCGCTTCGGCAAGATGACCGGTCGTCGCAAAGGCTGGAAGAAGGCCTTCGTGTGCCTGAGGCCGGGCCAGGAAATCAACTTCGCGGCCGGGGAGTAA
- the rplD gene encoding 50S ribosomal protein L4: MELKVLNDQGVQAATLQASDALFGRDYNEALIHQVVVAYMANARSGNRAQKGRSEVAKSTRKPWRQKGTGRARAGMASSPLWRGGGRTFPNSPEENFSQKLNRKMYRAGVASILSQLAREDRLAVVENFSVEAPKTKLLSQKLKGMGLDSVLVITDQFDENLFLSSRNLHRVLVLEVSETDPVALVHYDRVIVTKGALAKMEEAWQ; encoded by the coding sequence ATGGAACTTAAAGTATTGAACGATCAGGGTGTGCAGGCGGCGACGCTGCAGGCTTCTGATGCGCTCTTCGGGCGCGACTACAACGAGGCGCTGATTCACCAGGTCGTCGTTGCCTATATGGCTAACGCACGCTCGGGTAATCGTGCGCAGAAGGGGCGTTCCGAGGTCGCGAAGTCGACCCGTAAGCCGTGGCGCCAGAAGGGTACGGGCCGTGCCCGTGCCGGTATGGCATCGAGTCCGCTGTGGCGCGGTGGTGGTCGGACCTTCCCGAATTCCCCGGAAGAGAATTTTTCGCAGAAGCTGAACCGCAAGATGTACCGCGCGGGCGTTGCGTCGATTCTGTCGCAGCTGGCGCGCGAAGACCGTCTGGCGGTGGTCGAGAACTTCAGCGTCGAGGCGCCGAAGACCAAGCTTCTGTCGCAGAAGCTGAAGGGTATGGGGTTGGACTCCGTGCTGGTTATCACGGATCAGTTCGACGAGAACCTGTTCCTGTCGTCGCGTAACCTGCACAGGGTGCTGGTGCTCGAAGTCAGCGAGACGGATCCGGTGGCCCTGGTGCACTACGATCGCGTGATCGTGACCAAGGGTGCGCTGGCCAAGATGGAGGAGGCCTGGCAATGA
- the rplC gene encoding 50S ribosomal protein L3 produces MSLGLVGRKVGMTRIFAEDGRSVPVTVLDVANNRVTQVKTPETDGYAAVQVAFGKRRASRVNKALAGHLAKAGVEAGHTLREFTVDPAQLAGLKAGDVISVELFAVGQTVDVTGTSIGKGFSGVIKRHNFSSNRASHGNSVSHNSPGSIGMAQDPGRVFPGKRMAGQYGNVTRTTQSLEVVRVDVERQLLLVKGAVPGSKGGDVIVRPAVKARG; encoded by the coding sequence ATGAGTCTAGGCCTTGTAGGACGCAAGGTTGGCATGACTCGCATTTTCGCCGAGGACGGTCGTAGCGTCCCGGTGACGGTGCTTGATGTTGCCAATAACCGCGTTACCCAAGTCAAGACGCCTGAAACCGACGGCTATGCCGCGGTTCAGGTGGCTTTCGGCAAGCGCCGTGCGAGTCGCGTCAATAAGGCGCTCGCCGGGCATCTCGCCAAGGCTGGCGTTGAAGCCGGTCATACCCTCCGCGAATTCACTGTCGATCCGGCGCAGCTGGCTGGCCTGAAGGCTGGTGACGTGATCAGCGTGGAACTCTTTGCGGTCGGTCAGACGGTCGATGTGACCGGTACCTCGATCGGTAAGGGGTTTTCGGGTGTCATCAAGCGACACAATTTCTCGTCGAACCGTGCGTCGCACGGTAACTCGGTGTCGCATAACAGCCCGGGTTCGATCGGTATGGCGCAGGATCCGGGTCGCGTATTCCCGGGCAAGCGTATGGCTGGCCAATACGGCAATGTGACCCGCACGACGCAGAGTCTCGAAGTGGTTCGCGTTGATGTCGAGCGTCAGTTGCTCCTGGTCAAGGGGGCAGTGCCGGGTTCGAAGGGCGGCGACGTTATCGTCCGTCCCGCGGTCAAGGCCCGTGGCTGA
- the rpsJ gene encoding 30S ribosomal protein S10, with amino-acid sequence MQNQKIRIRLKAFDYRLIDQSALEIVDTAKRTGAVVRGPVPLPTRIERFDLLRSPHVNKTSRDQFEIRTHQRLMDIIDPTDKTVDALMKLDLPAGVDVEIKLQ; translated from the coding sequence ATGCAAAACCAGAAGATTCGTATCCGTCTGAAGGCCTTCGACTACCGATTGATCGACCAGTCGGCGCTCGAGATCGTCGACACCGCCAAGCGTACCGGTGCTGTCGTTCGCGGTCCCGTCCCGCTGCCGACCCGGATCGAACGCTTTGACCTTCTGCGTTCGCCGCACGTCAACAAGACCTCGCGCGACCAGTTCGAGATTCGCACCCATCAGCGTCTGATGGATATCATCGATCCGACTGACAAGACGGTCGATGCGCTGATGAAGCTGGACCTGCCGGCCGGCGTCGACGTTGAGATCAAGCTGCAGTAA
- the tuf gene encoding elongation factor Tu encodes MAKGKFERTKPHVNVGTIGHVDHGKTTLTAAITTILSSKFGGEAKAYDQIDAAPEEKARGITINTAHVEYETAARHYAHVDCPGHADYVKNMITGAAQMDGAILVVSAADGPMPQTREHILLARQVGVPYIIVFMNKCDMVDDEELLELVEMEVRELLSKYDFPGDDIPIIKGSALKAIEGDKGDLGEGAIMKLAEALDSYIPTPERAIDKPFLLPIEDVFSISGRGTVVTGRVERGIVKVGEEVEIVGIKPTVKTICTGVEMFRKLLDQGQAGDNVGVLLRGTKREDVERGQVLCKPGSIKPHTHFTGEVYVLSKEEGGRHTPFFNNYRPQFYFRTTDVTGSIVLPEGTEMVMPGDNVSITVKLLAPIAMEEGLRFAIREGGRTVGAGVVAKIIE; translated from the coding sequence ATGGCTAAAGGCAAGTTTGAGCGGACGAAACCGCACGTAAACGTTGGGACGATCGGCCACGTTGACCATGGCAAGACGACCCTGACGGCAGCGATCACGACGATTCTGTCGTCGAAGTTCGGCGGCGAGGCGAAGGCCTACGACCAGATCGACGCGGCGCCGGAAGAAAAGGCGCGCGGCATCACGATCAACACCGCGCACGTCGAATACGAGACGGCTGCGCGTCACTACGCTCACGTCGATTGCCCGGGGCACGCCGACTACGTCAAGAACATGATCACCGGTGCGGCGCAGATGGATGGCGCGATCCTGGTCGTGTCGGCCGCTGACGGCCCGATGCCGCAGACCCGCGAGCACATCCTGCTGGCGCGTCAGGTCGGTGTCCCGTACATCATCGTCTTCATGAACAAGTGCGACATGGTCGACGACGAAGAGCTGCTCGAGCTCGTCGAGATGGAAGTGCGCGAACTGCTGTCGAAGTACGACTTCCCGGGCGACGACATTCCCATCATCAAGGGTTCGGCGCTGAAGGCGATCGAAGGCGACAAGGGCGACCTGGGCGAAGGCGCCATCATGAAGCTGGCCGAAGCGCTGGACAGCTACATCCCGACGCCCGAGCGCGCGATCGACAAGCCCTTCCTGCTGCCGATCGAAGACGTGTTCTCGATCTCCGGTCGTGGCACCGTGGTCACCGGTCGTGTCGAGCGTGGCATCGTCAAGGTTGGTGAAGAAGTCGAAATCGTCGGCATCAAGCCCACGGTCAAGACCATCTGCACCGGCGTCGAAATGTTCCGCAAGCTGCTCGATCAGGGCCAGGCGGGCGACAACGTCGGCGTGCTGCTGCGCGGCACCAAGCGCGAAGACGTCGAGCGTGGTCAGGTCCTGTGCAAGCCGGGCTCGATCAAGCCGCACACCCACTTCACGGGCGAAGTGTACGTGCTGTCGAAGGAAGAGGGTGGGCGTCACACCCCGTTCTTCAACAACTATCGTCCGCAGTTCTACTTCCGTACCACCGACGTGACCGGTTCGATCGTGCTGCCGGAAGGCACCGAGATGGTCATGCCGGGTGACAACGTGTCGATCACGGTGAAGCTGCTGGCTCCGATCGCCATGGAAGAAGGTCTGCGTTTTGCGATCCGCGAAGGCGGCCGTACCGTTGGCGCCGGCGTCGTCGCCAAGATCATCGAGTAA